The Bacillota bacterium DNA window GATATGATGCGGCTTTGTTTTCTGATGGAGCGCAGATATGCGCCTTACAGCAAGTGGTTGGGGACGGCCTTTTCCACCCTTGAATGCGGCCCGAGGCTGACGAAGAACTTCTTGAAAATCCTAGAGGCCCACAGTTGGCAGGAGAGGGAGGAATACTTAATCGCTTCATACCAGAGCCTAGTGGACATGTTCAATGAACTGGGTATCACGCCAAGAATAGAGGCGGATATCAAGTGTTTCTTTGACCGGCCCTACCGGGTCTTGTACGCCCATCGCTTTAGTGAGGCTCTACTCGAGCAAATTAGTGACCAACGGCTCCAAGGGAAAGGGTTCATTGGTGCCGTTGATCAGTTTGTCGATGCCACCGATGTGACTACTGATATTCTTCTGTGTCGTAGCATTGGGGAGATCATCTTCCGGTAGTTTGTGGGTGGATGGGCGATTCTTGCTGACAACGACGGACCCTGTATCACCGGCTAGGAGGAGCATCATCCATGGGTTATGTTGAGGAGCTGCGAGCTATAGTAGGGCGAGGCCGCTAATTTTGGTGGGGGCGGTAACCATTATTGTCGATGATGCGGAAAGTATTCTACTTCAACAGCGTTACCATCCCCACGGAGCCTGGGGGCTACCCGGTGGCCTAATGGAACTGGGTGAGGTCATCGAAGACACAGCCCGGCGTGAGGTCTATGAAGAAACGGGACTTACCATCGAGGAACTGGACTTCGTTGGAATCCTCTCAGACCAAGATAATTTCGTTGAGCTGCCTAACGGGGACCAGTTTTGCGCTGTCACTGTGGCCTACACTACCCGTGTCTTCAAAGGGATCTTGAATTTCAACGATAGTGAGTCCCTTGACTATAGGTTCGTTGACTTAAGTGGTTTTCAGGGACAGATTGTCAAAAGCCATCGAAGGATAATCGATATGTATTGGGACAAGTTCAGGGCTCGAGCCTGTTGAGCCACTAGCAGGTCAGGCCGTCACCACACTCTTAGGAGAATAGACGCGAGGGGAGCGGAGGGTGCAATGTATACCAAGGAACAGCTAATCAATCACATTAGTCAGTTAGGCATTAAATCCCAAGACACACTTCTCATCCATTCGTCGATGAAGGCCATCGGCCCAGTGGAAGGCGGAGCCGATACTGTTCTGGATGCCTTTATCGACTACATGCAGGATGGGTTGCTGGTCTTTCCCACGCACACGTGGAAGCAGATTAACAGCGAATATAACGTGTTTGATGTGGCTAACGAACCCTCGTGTGTGGGAATTCTGACAGAGCTTTTTAGGAAGCGCCCCGGGGTAATTCGCTCTTGGCATCCGACCCATTCCGTGGCGGCACTGGGAAAGGATGCTGAGCAGTATGTCGCGGGCGAGGAGAAGTGGGATACCCCTTGCCCGCGACAAGGGTGTTGGGGGAAACTATATGATCGGCGGGCCAAGATTCTGTTTATCGGCTGTGACTTAACCCGCAATACGATTATTCACGGCGTCGAGGAGTGGAACAATATTCCCAATCGGTTGACTGCAGAGCCCCGACCCTTGAAAATCCTTACTCCCGCCGGGACCCTGTTAGACCGTCCTCTATATCGACATTACAACCCGATTACCGATGTATCCAGCAACTACGGGAAACTGGAGGCTCCCTTAGTCAGCAAGGGTATTGCCCGCATTGGTAGGTTTGGCGATGCTAGAACCATTCTTTGTGATGTAGTACCTATGGTGGACCTAACGAGTTCATTTCTAAGGCGTAATCCCGATCTCTTCTTAGATGACAGGCCGATCCCGGAGGAGTGGTATCGCTAGAGCTGATATAGGACTGGGTCAGCCGATCAAGAATACTGCTCCGTAGATAAAATCGTAAGCACCTATGGGTTTATCTTCGGGTAGAAGGCTATCGACTACCTTATCGCTCAGCAGAAGACTTACATCCGCTGGAAGTTCTATAAAACCGTCCTGACCAATTAACCCATGAACTCACCTATCGTTCTTGCTTGATGAATATCCGGATAAATAAAACCCTCTGCCTAGGTAGTGCAGGCAGAGGGTTCTAAATATGTCTATGGCGGCCCCGGCAGGAATCGAACCTGCGGCACGCGGTTTAGGAAACCGCTGCTCTATCCCCTGAGCTACGGTTTGGCCATCCAGAAAAGCTTTTGTAGAGCTTGTTGTCGTCATTATACAACAAGGTACTCTCCGCAAGAGTATCCTTTTAAGAGTACAGCCCTAGAGCTTACGCAAATCTAGTTACTAAGTCCCACATGCCTCTTCCAATAGGTATGACGCCACATCAAAG harbors:
- a CDS encoding AAC(3) family N-acetyltransferase, with translation MYTKEQLINHISQLGIKSQDTLLIHSSMKAIGPVEGGADTVLDAFIDYMQDGLLVFPTHTWKQINSEYNVFDVANEPSCVGILTELFRKRPGVIRSWHPTHSVAALGKDAEQYVAGEEKWDTPCPRQGCWGKLYDRRAKILFIGCDLTRNTIIHGVEEWNNIPNRLTAEPRPLKILTPAGTLLDRPLYRHYNPITDVSSNYGKLEAPLVSKGIARIGRFGDARTILCDVVPMVDLTSSFLRRNPDLFLDDRPIPEEWYR